In a single window of the candidate division WOR-3 bacterium genome:
- a CDS encoding biopolymer transporter ExbD → MKRKKGFLKESDFEIDLTPAINIALILVLIFITGAVTIFQTWLTVSSPKVKKAPNVQEQTMTEFKVNIHLSADGNILLNEEPVNFNKLDSLLPYLLIRSATGLVLVSADSQVEHGKVVEIIDLAKQKGAREVALLKRVR, encoded by the coding sequence ATGAAAAGAAAAAAGGGGTTTTTAAAAGAAAGTGATTTTGAAATAGATTTAACACCTGCAATAAATATCGCTTTAATTTTAGTTTTAATTTTTATAACAGGAGCGGTTACAATATTTCAGACATGGCTTACTGTTTCTTCACCAAAAGTGAAAAAAGCTCCCAATGTTCAGGAACAGACTATGACAGAGTTTAAAGTAAATATTCATCTTTCAGCTGATGGAAACATTCTATTGAATGAAGAGCCGGTGAATTTTAATAAACTTGATTCTTTACTTCCCTATTTACTTATAAGAAGTGCAACTGGACTTGTTCTTGTGAGTGCTGATTCACAGGTAGAACACGGAAAAGTAGTAGAAATTATTGATCTTGCAAAACAAAAAGGAGCAAGGGAAGTTGCTTTATTAAAAAGGGTAAGATGA
- the mtnA gene encoding S-methyl-5-thioribose-1-phosphate isomerase → MRNIPDPLIFKNNSLLILDQRKLPQKETYFEARSYSDVKKAIKEMILRGAPLISIAGAYGILLGLRRNFKIDSFYKMKDELLSLRKTAYNLNFILSILEELIKKGAGYKELLKEVERIFEEEKERCEKIGENGYKIFKSNKYKRILTHCNTGKLATGGIGTALGVIYKSRKNIEHVYVTETRPYFQGARLTSYELHKSKIPFTIIIDSMASFLMLKSEIDAVIVGADRITEDGYVANKIGTLSLAISAKEYGVPFYVAAPVSTIDFKLRGMQNIPIETRSGEEVRGWGKTKWVPKDYKILYYSFDLTPPNLIKYIITDLGNFKPEEIKMVQIQQKREEFLNAK, encoded by the coding sequence ATGAGAAATATTCCAGATCCCTTAATTTTTAAAAATAATTCTCTTTTAATACTTGACCAAAGAAAGCTTCCTCAAAAGGAGACTTATTTTGAGGCAAGAAGTTATTCTGATGTTAAAAAAGCAATTAAAGAAATGATTTTAAGAGGTGCTCCTTTAATTAGTATTGCAGGTGCTTATGGAATTTTACTTGGACTCAGGAGGAATTTTAAAATTGATAGTTTTTATAAAATGAAAGATGAACTTCTTTCTTTAAGAAAAACAGCCTATAATTTGAATTTTATACTTTCTATTTTAGAAGAATTAATTAAAAAAGGTGCAGGATATAAAGAACTTTTAAAAGAAGTTGAAAGAATTTTTGAGGAAGAAAAGGAAAGATGTGAGAAAATAGGTGAAAACGGATATAAGATATTTAAGAGTAATAAATATAAGAGAATTCTAACGCATTGTAATACAGGAAAACTTGCTACAGGAGGTATTGGAACTGCTTTAGGTGTTATATATAAATCACGGAAAAATATTGAACATGTTTATGTGACTGAAACAAGACCTTATTTCCAAGGAGCAAGATTAACTTCTTATGAACTACATAAATCTAAAATTCCTTTTACAATTATAATTGACAGCATGGCATCTTTTCTGATGTTAAAGAGTGAGATTGATGCAGTTATAGTTGGTGCTGATAGAATAACAGAAGATGGGTATGTTGCAAATAAAATAGGAACTCTTTCACTTGCTATTTCAGCAAAGGAATATGGTGTTCCTTTTTATGTTGCAGCTCCAGTATCTACCATAGATTTTAAATTAAGAGGCATGCAAAATATTCCAATTGAGACAAGAAGTGGGGAAGAAGTTAGAGGATGGGGAAAAACAAAATGGGTCCCCAAAGATTATAAAATTCTTTATTATTCTTTTGATTTAACTCCTCCTAATTTAATAAAATACATAATTACTGATTTAGGAAATTTTAAACCTGAAGAAATAAAAATGGTTCAAATCCAACAAAAAAGGGAGGAGTTTTTAAATGCCAAATAA
- a CDS encoding energy transducer TonB produces MKVSTTKAYRYIYKTPRYSDHVGFIISIIIHIIIFLLLLLRQEIYTERTSLSVTLIEETKEKEAEKKEVQKEEKKPGPEVRHKPNLFAAIQHTIEKPPPLPNINIKQRIEAPKIEISRKLSIEPGPIVPLKNIEIKSVTEEIGPQAKIDLKSLQAEETGIGSEIVVGQGVATSEILKRPAYKPTIDISKQVAEAGLGTGGAAPWGPGGGSGGAYGSGRIELKVKAEEPPPPQPVTSPSFSLRPETKKKEKKIEVEISGSIAGRKIMNKIIPQYPSWAAERGVQAVITLKVEVEPDGTVRKNVLVIGTSGYPNWDNIVKEAVLSWKFEALQEKVIQSGYITFKFVLE; encoded by the coding sequence ATGAAAGTATCAACTACAAAAGCATATAGGTATATTTATAAAACCCCAAGATATTCAGATCATGTAGGTTTTATAATCTCAATAATAATACATATAATCATATTTTTACTTCTACTTTTAAGACAGGAGATATATACCGAAAGAACTTCCCTTTCTGTTACTTTAATAGAAGAAACAAAAGAGAAAGAAGCAGAGAAAAAGGAAGTTCAAAAGGAGGAAAAGAAACCTGGCCCAGAAGTTAGGCATAAACCCAATTTATTTGCAGCAATTCAACATACAATAGAAAAACCACCTCCGCTTCCAAATATAAATATAAAACAAAGAATTGAAGCACCTAAAATTGAAATTTCAAGAAAATTGTCAATAGAACCTGGTCCAATTGTTCCTTTGAAAAACATAGAGATAAAGTCCGTAACAGAGGAAATAGGACCTCAGGCAAAAATAGATTTAAAGTCTCTTCAAGCAGAGGAAACAGGAATTGGTTCTGAAATAGTTGTAGGTCAGGGTGTAGCAACATCAGAAATATTGAAAAGACCTGCCTATAAGCCAACTATTGATATATCAAAACAGGTTGCTGAAGCTGGACTAGGCACAGGTGGAGCTGCCCCATGGGGTCCTGGTGGAGGAAGTGGTGGAGCTTATGGAAGTGGAAGGATAGAGCTTAAAGTTAAAGCAGAGGAACCTCCTCCACCTCAACCAGTGACCTCTCCTTCTTTTTCTTTAAGACCTGAAACAAAGAAAAAAGAAAAAAAGATAGAAGTTGAAATTTCAGGCTCAATAGCTGGTAGGAAAATTATGAATAAAATTATACCCCAGTATCCCTCCTGGGCAGCTGAAAGAGGTGTTCAGGCTGTTATTACCTTAAAGGTTGAAGTAGAACCTGATGGAACAGTTAGAAAGAATGTTCTTGTTATAGGCACGAGTGGTTACCCAAACTGGGATAATATTGTTAAAGAAGCGGTTCTCTCTTGGAAATTTGAAGCATTACAAGAAAAAGTTATTCAATCAGGTTATATAACTTTTAAGTTTGTTCTTGAATAA
- a CDS encoding Lrp/AsnC ligand binding domain-containing protein has product MPNKHYAFVLIKVQPGKVPSVAQKLYNINEVREIFMVTGPFDILAIVETDSYERLGDILAEEIQKIQGIEETQTLMAFRTYKYLER; this is encoded by the coding sequence ATGCCAAATAAGCATTATGCTTTTGTTTTAATAAAAGTTCAACCTGGAAAAGTTCCTTCTGTTGCTCAAAAGCTTTATAATATAAATGAAGTAAGGGAGATTTTTATGGTTACAGGTCCTTTTGATATTCTTGCAATTGTTGAGACTGATAGCTATGAAAGACTCGGTGATATACTTGCAGAAGAAATTCAAAAAATTCAGGGAATAGAAGAGACACAGACTCTTATGGCTTTCAGAACATATAAATATTTAGAAAGATGA
- a CDS encoding tetratricopeptide repeat protein — MINTILKLFFIGILFSPQEIKLIEDAETLFHEGLYQDAIQMYEKVLKTNLGKEMRREIFYRIGECYFNLGDYQKSLSIFEKLEEESFKTYIYPEVLYALGIIHLALGHYDKAKFYLIEKIKDFPSYVSDIRVNEGQGIYYFTQEIYESSYEKLKNAISGVGIFYKGMTLARLGRPVDALKEFKKIQILYPFTPLAEYAAYVSGEAMFINNDFTGALNLYQKFIESFGTSPLVDYAKYKIGVCLLHLGNKAQALTYLNSLLGHPDEILVAHSYLMGGIVLREMGDYEKAIKYLLKAAFDFPQVGSAPLAHMELGKTYLLTGNKEQALITFKQLSNTYMTGEFSGIGDYLTASILYRDKRILEAQFQLENLIKYYPKSYILPAAYVLLLKCMIDSRETKEAIVRGEEFLKSDIYKLDGINNSYAEKWIARLKLMLAEAYYEEKDLEKATKYYEELIESGDPDIMAEVFNGLGWCYLESERYDAAIQKFDVVISSYQKDTLALTSSLFGKGVAIYNSCALLQDESQRGDRFKSAAFTFKDVVRFYPSSFLAPAALFYAGDAFAKANLYGNAVQEWEAVLSEYPGTKYAGYAAYWLGDTYFRAGELEKAVSYFRILLEQYPENDLVREGYLRLASTYYTMKDYDNARDILKKFLSVFPDDSLVKDAKSLLEQVYYFKSEKEPERIEDYAKEFPESELLAQRLYNEAVTLYNNKKYEDAIEKAKRVILLFPSSINAAEAQKIVIASYGSLNNFKAMAEEAERFVQYFPEHEEVPTMLKVEAQGLIQEENYVKANEVLDKLIRNYSSSPAAKEGIILKGEVLLNLGKLREAIKTLEESSPTEEYASRYYYLLGEAYNKLGQIDKAISYYLSLLKFGDIDDIYRIKGLYTLASLYQIKGDSRNAAQIYEAIAKVTSDPAIKEDALSRANLLKKQ, encoded by the coding sequence ATGATTAATACAATCTTAAAACTATTTTTTATAGGTATTTTATTTTCTCCTCAGGAAATTAAGCTGATTGAAGATGCAGAAACACTTTTTCATGAAGGTTTATACCAGGATGCTATCCAGATGTATGAAAAGGTCCTGAAAACAAATTTAGGAAAAGAGATGAGAAGAGAAATTTTTTACAGGATTGGTGAATGTTATTTCAATCTTGGAGATTATCAAAAATCCCTTAGTATATTTGAAAAATTGGAGGAAGAATCCTTTAAAACCTATATTTATCCAGAGGTTTTATATGCACTTGGAATTATTCACCTTGCTTTAGGCCATTATGATAAAGCAAAATTTTATCTGATTGAAAAGATAAAAGATTTTCCTTCTTATGTGTCAGATATAAGAGTTAATGAAGGTCAGGGTATTTATTATTTTACTCAAGAAATTTATGAAAGTTCTTATGAAAAATTAAAGAATGCAATAAGTGGAGTGGGAATTTTCTATAAGGGAATGACACTTGCAAGATTGGGAAGACCGGTAGATGCTCTTAAAGAATTTAAGAAAATTCAGATTTTATATCCTTTTACTCCACTTGCAGAATATGCTGCGTATGTTTCAGGAGAAGCAATGTTTATAAATAATGATTTCACAGGTGCTTTAAACCTTTACCAAAAATTTATTGAATCTTTTGGTACTTCCCCCCTTGTTGACTATGCAAAATATAAAATAGGCGTTTGCCTACTTCATTTGGGGAATAAAGCACAAGCTCTTACATATTTAAATTCCCTTCTTGGTCACCCTGATGAAATTCTTGTTGCACACTCCTATTTGATGGGAGGAATTGTTTTAAGGGAAATGGGGGACTATGAAAAGGCAATTAAGTATCTTTTAAAAGCAGCTTTTGATTTCCCACAAGTTGGTTCAGCCCCACTTGCTCATATGGAACTTGGAAAAACATATTTATTGACAGGTAATAAGGAACAAGCCTTAATAACTTTTAAACAACTTTCAAACACTTATATGACAGGTGAATTTTCTGGTATAGGAGATTATCTTACAGCAAGTATTTTATACAGGGATAAAAGGATACTTGAGGCCCAGTTTCAGCTTGAAAATTTGATTAAATATTATCCAAAGTCATACATTTTGCCTGCTGCATATGTTCTTTTATTAAAATGTATGATTGATTCAAGAGAAACAAAAGAAGCAATAGTTAGAGGAGAAGAATTTTTAAAAAGTGATATTTATAAACTTGATGGAATAAATAATAGCTACGCTGAGAAATGGATTGCAAGGCTAAAATTGATGCTTGCTGAAGCTTACTATGAAGAAAAAGACCTTGAGAAGGCTACAAAATACTATGAAGAATTAATTGAGAGTGGAGACCCTGATATTATGGCAGAGGTTTTTAATGGTCTTGGCTGGTGTTATCTGGAAAGTGAAAGATATGATGCAGCAATTCAAAAATTTGATGTTGTTATATCTTCATATCAAAAAGATACACTTGCACTTACTTCTTCCCTTTTTGGTAAAGGAGTGGCAATTTATAATTCTTGTGCTCTGTTGCAGGATGAATCACAGAGAGGAGATAGGTTTAAAAGTGCGGCGTTTACTTTTAAAGATGTTGTCAGGTTTTATCCTTCATCTTTCCTTGCACCAGCGGCTTTATTCTATGCTGGTGATGCTTTTGCAAAAGCAAATCTTTATGGAAATGCAGTTCAGGAATGGGAGGCAGTTCTTTCAGAGTATCCGGGTACAAAATATGCTGGATATGCTGCCTACTGGCTTGGTGATACTTATTTTAGAGCAGGTGAACTTGAAAAAGCTGTATCTTATTTCAGAATTCTACTTGAACAGTATCCTGAAAATGATCTTGTGAGAGAAGGTTATTTAAGGCTTGCTTCAACCTATTACACGATGAAGGATTATGATAATGCAAGAGATATATTAAAAAAGTTTCTTTCAGTTTTCCCGGATGATTCTCTGGTAAAAGATGCTAAATCACTTTTAGAACAGGTTTATTATTTTAAATCTGAAAAGGAGCCTGAAAGAATTGAGGATTATGCAAAGGAATTTCCGGAAAGTGAACTTCTTGCTCAGAGACTTTATAATGAAGCAGTTACACTTTACAATAATAAAAAATACGAGGATGCGATTGAAAAAGCAAAGAGGGTTATACTATTGTTTCCATCATCTATTAATGCGGCAGAGGCTCAAAAAATTGTTATTGCTTCTTACGGTTCATTAAATAACTTTAAAGCAATGGCAGAAGAAGCTGAGAGATTTGTCCAGTATTTTCCTGAACATGAAGAGGTTCCGACAATGTTAAAAGTTGAAGCCCAGGGTTTGATTCAGGAAGAAAATTATGTAAAGGCAAATGAAGTTCTTGATAAACTGATTAGAAACTATTCTTCTTCTCCTGCTGCAAAGGAAGGTATTATTTTAAAAGGTGAAGTTTTACTCAATCTCGGTAAGCTGAGAGAAGCTATTAAAACTCTTGAAGAGAGTTCTCCGACTGAAGAATATGCATCAAGATATTATTATCTTTTAGGAGAGGCTTATAATAAACTTGGCCAGATTGATAAAGCCATAAGTTATTATTTATCACTTTTAAAATTCGGGGATATAGATGATATTTATAGAATAAAAGGTTTATATACTTTGGCAAGTCTATACCAGATTAAGGGTGATTCAAGAAATGCTGCGCAAATTTATGAAGCAATAGCGAAGGTAACAAGTGACCCAGCTATAAAAGAGGATGCTCTATCAAGAGCAAATCTTTTGAAGAAACAATGA
- a CDS encoding FlgD immunoglobulin-like domain containing protein: MKKKFFLNFFLSFFLNATITNFVITPSNFTVGDIVTISVTADQDGPISFFIANSNNLISPNTGNIIGGVYQGQHRIFKAGRDSVYVAGIPGNAYSNSFLANPKPPNRILLLFNTQSHLPGDSLNKGRGSINLPIFQVGQNVNFTIKLTDIYYNESSYSDTLNVNLYTDDPHATISNTISFLPGETSKTFSAVFRRATMPYQFTPSDKRILMGVPSNPNFRGDTVRFNTNSPYFHVQAGNYSKLLILENWDSSGIRISEQFDPGNSNSGKIQKLKPHPSGSNFWLEALACDYYYNRVVGNNLQVTLEFETPLPQGSSVTPNIINLNDGRDTFTMNISTSGLYSCYLNDSGNSIQSREELLDIRGSFYNITVDPDTILSCTQLFRFIVRYYDASGSQTNSNHKIFLTPVFSTNLNQRASGFLSDSQIQLNQGIVDIYLRYCTQASNEVIKIKVTDEIGTAPFYSEPIYVNSFVSMGDTFIVYPNPFGNVEYGGVKYEQLKIEFYLPEPSDVEVFIYDLFGHPVRKFKLLTLTSGKHVITWDGKNESGKKVASGAYVLILNAVKGARTVYKKRKTISVIW, encoded by the coding sequence ATGAAAAAAAAATTTTTTTTAAATTTTTTTCTGAGTTTTTTTCTTAATGCTACAATAACAAATTTTGTAATTACTCCTTCTAATTTTACAGTTGGTGATATTGTGACTATTTCAGTGACAGCTGATCAGGACGGTCCTATTTCCTTTTTTATTGCAAATAGTAACAATTTAATTTCGCCAAATACTGGAAATATAATAGGAGGAGTCTATCAAGGTCAACATAGAATTTTTAAAGCAGGTAGAGATTCAGTTTATGTAGCAGGTATACCAGGTAATGCTTATAGTAATTCTTTTCTGGCTAATCCAAAACCCCCAAACAGAATTTTATTATTATTCAATACCCAAAGTCATCTTCCGGGAGACAGTTTGAATAAGGGGAGAGGTTCAATTAATTTACCAATTTTTCAAGTTGGTCAGAATGTAAATTTCACTATAAAACTTACAGATATATATTATAATGAAAGTTCATATTCAGATACTTTAAATGTAAACCTTTATACAGATGACCCTCATGCAACTATTTCAAATACAATTTCTTTCTTACCGGGTGAAACTTCAAAAACTTTTTCCGCAGTTTTCAGGAGAGCAACAATGCCTTACCAGTTTACTCCCTCTGATAAAAGAATATTAATGGGGGTTCCAAGCAATCCCAATTTTAGAGGAGATACTGTTAGATTTAACACAAATTCTCCTTATTTTCATGTTCAGGCAGGTAATTATTCAAAACTTCTGATACTGGAAAATTGGGATTCATCAGGTATAAGGATAAGTGAACAATTTGATCCGGGAAATTCAAATTCTGGGAAGATTCAGAAACTTAAACCTCACCCCTCTGGTTCAAATTTTTGGCTTGAAGCACTTGCTTGTGATTATTATTACAATAGGGTTGTTGGAAATAATCTTCAGGTTACCTTAGAGTTTGAAACACCACTTCCACAGGGTAGCTCTGTTACTCCTAATATTATTAATTTAAATGATGGAAGAGACACCTTTACTATGAATATTTCTACTTCTGGTCTTTATTCTTGCTATTTGAATGATAGTGGAAACAGCATACAAAGTAGGGAAGAATTACTTGATATAAGAGGAAGCTTTTATAATATAACGGTTGACCCTGATACAATTCTTTCCTGTACTCAACTTTTTAGATTTATTGTAAGATATTATGATGCTTCAGGTAGTCAAACAAACTCAAATCATAAGATTTTTTTAACTCCTGTTTTTTCTACGAATTTGAACCAGCGAGCCTCAGGTTTTCTTTCTGATTCACAAATTCAGTTAAATCAGGGTATTGTGGATATTTATCTTAGATATTGCACACAGGCTTCAAATGAGGTAATAAAGATAAAAGTGACTGATGAGATTGGAACAGCACCCTTTTACTCAGAACCCATATATGTTAATAGTTTTGTATCCATGGGTGATACTTTTATAGTGTATCCTAACCCTTTTGGTAATGTTGAGTATGGGGGGGTAAAATATGAACAGCTTAAAATAGAGTTTTACCTTCCGGAACCATCAGATGTTGAAGTTTTTATTTATGATTTATTTGGTCACCCGGTGAGAAAATTTAAACTTTTGACACTTACATCCGGCAAACATGTTATAACCTGGGATGGAAAAAATGAATCAGGTAAAAAGGTTGCAAGTGGTGCTTATGTTTTAATTCTCAATGCAGTAAAAGGTGCAAGGACTGTTTATAAAAAAAGAAAAACAATTTCTGTGATATGGTGA
- a CDS encoding VTT domain-containing protein — translation MFKTLKKLYNWVLSWADKKSGPTALCFFSTTEAIFFPVPPDPLLMALCLGNRTKALFFAFLCSICSVAGGLIGYYIGYGLWELTKNFFFSYIFSAHTFERVSILYNNNSFLAIFTAGFTPIPYKVFTVSAGVFKINIFIFFLASILSRSLRFFTVAILLKIYGEGIKNFINKYFNLLSIIFILLLIGGFILLKNI, via the coding sequence ATGTTTAAAACACTAAAAAAATTATATAACTGGGTATTAAGCTGGGCAGATAAAAAAAGTGGCCCTACTGCTTTGTGCTTCTTTTCAACAACAGAAGCCATATTTTTCCCTGTTCCACCAGATCCTCTCCTTATGGCTTTGTGCCTTGGAAACAGGACAAAAGCCCTTTTCTTTGCCTTTTTATGTTCAATTTGCTCTGTCGCAGGTGGTTTGATTGGTTATTATATCGGATATGGATTATGGGAATTAACGAAAAATTTCTTTTTTTCTTACATTTTTTCAGCTCATACTTTTGAACGGGTTAGCATTCTATATAATAATAACTCCTTTCTTGCAATTTTTACAGCTGGTTTTACACCAATACCTTATAAGGTTTTTACAGTTTCAGCAGGTGTATTTAAAATAAACATCTTTATATTTTTTTTAGCATCAATTTTATCAAGGAGTTTAAGATTCTTCACTGTTGCAATACTTTTAAAAATTTATGGTGAAGGGATAAAAAATTTTATTAACAAATACTTCAATTTACTCTCTATAATTTTTATCTTACTTTTAATAGGTGGTTTTATACTTTTAAAAAATATATAA
- a CDS encoding MotA/TolQ/ExbB proton channel family protein, with amino-acid sequence MLVLEIASLIALWAIIDRLLAYSRLSEKEEQKFIDRTKILIEKGRFEELKAFSSAINRPFAKVVNLLAENIQYPKEVLESILESALMLTRLELSKKLNILGTISYIAPLLGLLGTVVGIIQAFYSVAKMGATVGPEAMMEGVAVALLTTALGIIIAVPCAIMYNYFRNKIDHLMARIEVSAEEIMNFMIYVKEQREKV; translated from the coding sequence ATGTTAGTTTTAGAAATTGCCTCACTAATTGCATTATGGGCAATAATTGATAGATTACTTGCATACAGCAGGCTTTCAGAAAAAGAGGAACAGAAATTTATTGATAGAACTAAAATACTTATAGAAAAAGGAAGGTTTGAGGAATTGAAAGCTTTCAGTTCGGCTATTAATAGACCATTCGCAAAGGTAGTTAATCTTCTTGCAGAGAATATTCAATATCCCAAAGAGGTTCTCGAATCAATCTTGGAAAGCGCTTTGATGCTTACAAGACTTGAACTTTCAAAAAAACTAAATATTCTTGGAACAATAAGTTATATTGCTCCACTCCTTGGTCTTCTCGGGACAGTGGTTGGGATAATACAGGCATTCTATTCAGTAGCTAAGATGGGGGCAACAGTAGGACCTGAAGCTATGATGGAAGGTGTTGCTGTTGCTCTTTTGACCACAGCTCTTGGTATTATTATTGCAGTCCCGTGTGCTATAATGTATAATTATTTTAGGAACAAAATTGACCATCTTATGGCAAGAATTGAAGTTTCTGCTGAAGAAATTATGAATTTTATGATCTATGTTAAAGAACAAAGGGAAAAAGTTTAA
- a CDS encoding biopolymer transporter ExbD — protein MNNNEFAKINVTPLCDISFTLLLTLMIATTYLAIKQAPFRVILPDVETVEPRGADVVTLDIDERGEKIAINGKIVLWDNYISILKEEAEKDPYKLLLIRADKGTPHGIVMKVLSEIKKLNAELTLEDKEGFNKIAFGTRKKK, from the coding sequence ATGAATAATAATGAATTTGCCAAAATTAATGTTACACCTTTGTGTGATATTTCCTTTACACTTTTACTTACCCTTATGATTGCAACTACATACCTCGCTATAAAACAAGCTCCTTTCAGGGTGATATTACCTGATGTTGAAACTGTTGAACCAAGAGGTGCAGATGTAGTTACTCTTGATATAGATGAAAGAGGTGAAAAAATTGCTATTAACGGTAAAATAGTATTATGGGATAATTATATAAGTATTTTAAAAGAAGAGGCGGAAAAAGATCCATATAAACTTTTACTTATAAGAGCAGATAAAGGAACTCCTCATGGAATAGTTATGAAAGTTTTATCAGAGATTAAAAAATTGAATGCTGAGCTTACCTTAGAGGATAAAGAAGGATTTAATAAGATTGCATTTGGAACAAGGAAGAAAAAATGA